Proteins found in one Carcharodon carcharias isolate sCarCar2 chromosome 8, sCarCar2.pri, whole genome shotgun sequence genomic segment:
- the cxcl14 gene encoding C-X-C motif chemokine 14, with amino-acid sequence MKGLVAATLLLLLIVICSIDVEAYKCKCTRKSPKIRYKDVRKVESRPRYPYCKEKMIFVTMAKGDRFKGRQYCLHPKLPTTRHLLKRYNTWREDIRVYEE; translated from the exons ATGAAGGGCTTAGTTGCCGCaaccctcctgctgctgctcatcGTTATTTGCTCCATCGATGTCGAAG CTTACAAATGTAAATGTACACGGAAGAGCCCGAAGATCCGCTACAAGGACGTCCGAAAAGTGGAATCCAGACCCCGATACCCTTACTGTAAAGAAAAAATGATCTT TGTTACCATGGCGAAAGGAGATCGATTCAAGGGCCGGCAGTACTGCTTACATCCCAAACTCCCGACTACCAGACATTTGCTCAAACGGTATAACACCTGGAGAGAAGATATTCG GGTTTATGAGGAGTAG